The following coding sequences lie in one Numida meleagris isolate 19003 breed g44 Domestic line chromosome Z, NumMel1.0, whole genome shotgun sequence genomic window:
- the LOC110389316 gene encoding uncharacterized protein LOC110389316 isoform X4, whose amino-acid sequence MCMQVSHHPTFAVSTPQCFAVSQASNDLPALPLLSFFQDFTQRGEEQIRLQEIFFPVVRKEQCFRSLVASNTRFSEQFAISLSRCWAKRAQPDFGCPSGLLYRRRRASQQAWQQQAQQRYKAAADTSSGPAHSSAPRKAPAQARKYIARDPLSSWRHSNNLPQASNHPPAPWLQESSGGGPTAFSACAFSVGSRAPPPCPPAPCPRGGGRGRSRHAPRPPPRQSPPALRRGAHAARAERLLRRGTPRRPAAPKGRSRTAPPQVGWSASVLSLLPPEMSMMAFHLQLMPRRLKITRGTNVSDWRTPAMLSYNRGALAQA is encoded by the exons ATGTGCATGCAAGTTTCACATCACCCAACTTTTGCTGTCTCCACACCACAGTGTTTTGCTGTCTCACAGGCTAGCAACGATCTCCCAGCTCTTCctttgctctcatttttccAAGACTTTACTCAACGTGGAGAAGAGCAGATAAGATtacaagagatttttttcccagtggtaAGAAAAGAACAATGTTTTAGATCATTGGTGGCTTCTAATACACGCTTCAGTGAGCAATTTGCCATCTCCCTGTCACGCTGCTGGGCCAAACGAGCTCAACCAGATTTTGGCTGTCCTTCTGGATTGCTTTACAGACGGAGGAGGGCAAGCCAACAGGCCTGGCAGCAGCAAGCGCAGCAAAGATATAAGGCTGCTGCAGACACCTCCAGTGGcccagctcacagctctgctccaagGAAAGCACCTGCACAAGCGAGGAAGTACATTGCCCGGGACCCCCTCTCCTCCTGGAGACATTCCAACAACCTGCCACAGGCCAGCAATCACCCACCTGCGCcctggctgcaggagagcagcggGGGCGGCCCCACCGCTTTCTCTGCTTGTGCTTTTTCGGTGGGAAGCCGCGCGCCGCCGCCATGCCCCCCTGCGCCATGCCCCcgcggcggcggccggggcCGCTCCCGCCAtgccccgcggccgccgcctCGACAGAGCCCACCTGCCCTGCGCCGGGGGGCACACGCTGCCCGAGCGGAGCGGCTCCTCCGGCGCGGGActccccgccgccccgcagCGCCAAAAGGAAG ATCCAGGACAGCACCACCCCAGGTTGGTTGGTCAGCATCTGTGTTATCCTTACTCCCTCCAGAAATGTCCATGATGGCCTTTCACTTGCAGCTGATGCCGAGGAGATTGAAGATCACCAGAGGAACAAATGTCAGTGACTGGAGAACCCCAGCAATGTTGTCATACAACAGAGGTGCTCTAGCTCAGGCTTAG
- the LOC110389316 gene encoding uncharacterized protein LOC110389316 isoform X2 yields the protein MCMQVSHHPTFAVSTPQCFAVSQASNDLPALPLLSFFQDFTQRGEEQIRLQEIFFPVVRKEQCFRSLVASNTRFSEQFAISLSRCWAKRAQPDFGCPSGLLYRRRRASQQAWQQQAQQRYKAAADTSSGPAHSSAPRKAPAQARKYIARDPLSSWRHSNNLPQASNHPPAPWLQESSGGGPTAFSACAFSVGSRAPPPCPPAPCPRGGGRGRSRHAPRPPPRQSPPALRRGAHAARAERLLRRGTPRRPAAPKGRQQRAIPAANSVQQSAEPATLTREAAGYITERRRGSCLPAASRTAPPQLMPRRLKITRGTNVSDWRTPAMLSYNRGALAQA from the exons ATGTGCATGCAAGTTTCACATCACCCAACTTTTGCTGTCTCCACACCACAGTGTTTTGCTGTCTCACAGGCTAGCAACGATCTCCCAGCTCTTCctttgctctcatttttccAAGACTTTACTCAACGTGGAGAAGAGCAGATAAGATtacaagagatttttttcccagtggtaAGAAAAGAACAATGTTTTAGATCATTGGTGGCTTCTAATACACGCTTCAGTGAGCAATTTGCCATCTCCCTGTCACGCTGCTGGGCCAAACGAGCTCAACCAGATTTTGGCTGTCCTTCTGGATTGCTTTACAGACGGAGGAGGGCAAGCCAACAGGCCTGGCAGCAGCAAGCGCAGCAAAGATATAAGGCTGCTGCAGACACCTCCAGTGGcccagctcacagctctgctccaagGAAAGCACCTGCACAAGCGAGGAAGTACATTGCCCGGGACCCCCTCTCCTCCTGGAGACATTCCAACAACCTGCCACAGGCCAGCAATCACCCACCTGCGCcctggctgcaggagagcagcggGGGCGGCCCCACCGCTTTCTCTGCTTGTGCTTTTTCGGTGGGAAGCCGCGCGCCGCCGCCATGCCCCCCTGCGCCATGCCCCcgcggcggcggccggggcCGCTCCCGCCAtgccccgcggccgccgcctCGACAGAGCCCACCTGCCCTGCGCCGGGGGGCACACGCTGCCCGAGCGGAGCGGCTCCTCCGGCGCGGGActccccgccgccccgcagCGCCAAAAGGAAG GCAGCAAAGAGCAATCCCCGCTGCAAATAGCGTTCAACAGTCAGCTGAGCCAGCTACACTGACGAGAGAG gcagcagggtaCATCACAGAGCGAAGAAGGGGcagctgcctccctgcagc ATCCAGGACAGCACCACCCCAG CTGATGCCGAGGAGATTGAAGATCACCAGAGGAACAAATGTCAGTGACTGGAGAACCCCAGCAATGTTGTCATACAACAGAGGTGCTCTAGCTCAGGCTTAG
- the LOC110389316 gene encoding uncharacterized protein LOC110389316 isoform X1: MCMQVSHHPTFAVSTPQCFAVSQASNDLPALPLLSFFQDFTQRGEEQIRLQEIFFPVVRKEQCFRSLVASNTRFSEQFAISLSRCWAKRAQPDFGCPSGLLYRRRRASQQAWQQQAQQRYKAAADTSSGPAHSSAPRKAPAQARKYIARDPLSSWRHSNNLPQASNHPPAPWLQESSGGGPTAFSACAFSVGSRAPPPCPPAPCPRGGGRGRSRHAPRPPPRQSPPALRRGAHAARAERLLRRGTPRRPAAPKGRQQRAIPAANSVQQSAEPATLTREAAGYITERRRGSCLPAASRTAPPQVGWSASVLSLLPPEMSMMAFHLQLMPRRLKITRGTNVSDWRTPAMLSYNRGALAQA, from the exons ATGTGCATGCAAGTTTCACATCACCCAACTTTTGCTGTCTCCACACCACAGTGTTTTGCTGTCTCACAGGCTAGCAACGATCTCCCAGCTCTTCctttgctctcatttttccAAGACTTTACTCAACGTGGAGAAGAGCAGATAAGATtacaagagatttttttcccagtggtaAGAAAAGAACAATGTTTTAGATCATTGGTGGCTTCTAATACACGCTTCAGTGAGCAATTTGCCATCTCCCTGTCACGCTGCTGGGCCAAACGAGCTCAACCAGATTTTGGCTGTCCTTCTGGATTGCTTTACAGACGGAGGAGGGCAAGCCAACAGGCCTGGCAGCAGCAAGCGCAGCAAAGATATAAGGCTGCTGCAGACACCTCCAGTGGcccagctcacagctctgctccaagGAAAGCACCTGCACAAGCGAGGAAGTACATTGCCCGGGACCCCCTCTCCTCCTGGAGACATTCCAACAACCTGCCACAGGCCAGCAATCACCCACCTGCGCcctggctgcaggagagcagcggGGGCGGCCCCACCGCTTTCTCTGCTTGTGCTTTTTCGGTGGGAAGCCGCGCGCCGCCGCCATGCCCCCCTGCGCCATGCCCCcgcggcggcggccggggcCGCTCCCGCCAtgccccgcggccgccgcctCGACAGAGCCCACCTGCCCTGCGCCGGGGGGCACACGCTGCCCGAGCGGAGCGGCTCCTCCGGCGCGGGActccccgccgccccgcagCGCCAAAAGGAAG GCAGCAAAGAGCAATCCCCGCTGCAAATAGCGTTCAACAGTCAGCTGAGCCAGCTACACTGACGAGAGAG gcagcagggtaCATCACAGAGCGAAGAAGGGGcagctgcctccctgcagc ATCCAGGACAGCACCACCCCAGGTTGGTTGGTCAGCATCTGTGTTATCCTTACTCCCTCCAGAAATGTCCATGATGGCCTTTCACTTGCAGCTGATGCCGAGGAGATTGAAGATCACCAGAGGAACAAATGTCAGTGACTGGAGAACCCCAGCAATGTTGTCATACAACAGAGGTGCTCTAGCTCAGGCTTAG
- the LOC110389316 gene encoding uncharacterized protein LOC110389316 isoform X6 produces the protein MRFRASRQRLEVEGPLMVAAWWCRGWAGPAPRLQQRAIPAANSVQQSAEPATLTREAAGYITERRRGSCLPAASRTAPPQVGWSASVLSLLPPEMSMMAFHLQLMPRRLKITRGTNVSDWRTPAMLSYNRGALAQA, from the exons ATGCGCTTTAGAGCTTCCCGCCAGCGCCTCGAGGTCGAGGGGCCGCTAATGGTGGCGGCGTGGTGGTGCCGCGGCTGGGCGGGACCTGCACCCCGGCT GCAGCAAAGAGCAATCCCCGCTGCAAATAGCGTTCAACAGTCAGCTGAGCCAGCTACACTGACGAGAGAG gcagcagggtaCATCACAGAGCGAAGAAGGGGcagctgcctccctgcagc ATCCAGGACAGCACCACCCCAGGTTGGTTGGTCAGCATCTGTGTTATCCTTACTCCCTCCAGAAATGTCCATGATGGCCTTTCACTTGCAGCTGATGCCGAGGAGATTGAAGATCACCAGAGGAACAAATGTCAGTGACTGGAGAACCCCAGCAATGTTGTCATACAACAGAGGTGCTCTAGCTCAGGCTTAG
- the LOC110389316 gene encoding uncharacterized protein LOC110389316 isoform X5: MCMQVSHHPTFAVSTPQCFAVSQASNDLPALPLLSFFQDFTQRGEEQIRLQEIFFPVVRKEQCFRSLVASNTRFSEQFAISLSRCWAKRAQPDFGCPSGLLYRRRRASQQAWQQQAQQRYKAAADTSSGPAHSSAPRKAPAQARKYIARDPLSSWRHSNNLPQASNHPPAPWLQESSGGGPTAFSACAFSVGSRAPPPCPPAPCPRGGGRGRSRHAPRPPPRQSPPALRRGAHAARAERLLRRGTPRRPAAPKGRQQRAIPAANSVQQSAEPATLTREIQDSTTPADAEEIEDHQRNKCQ, encoded by the exons ATGTGCATGCAAGTTTCACATCACCCAACTTTTGCTGTCTCCACACCACAGTGTTTTGCTGTCTCACAGGCTAGCAACGATCTCCCAGCTCTTCctttgctctcatttttccAAGACTTTACTCAACGTGGAGAAGAGCAGATAAGATtacaagagatttttttcccagtggtaAGAAAAGAACAATGTTTTAGATCATTGGTGGCTTCTAATACACGCTTCAGTGAGCAATTTGCCATCTCCCTGTCACGCTGCTGGGCCAAACGAGCTCAACCAGATTTTGGCTGTCCTTCTGGATTGCTTTACAGACGGAGGAGGGCAAGCCAACAGGCCTGGCAGCAGCAAGCGCAGCAAAGATATAAGGCTGCTGCAGACACCTCCAGTGGcccagctcacagctctgctccaagGAAAGCACCTGCACAAGCGAGGAAGTACATTGCCCGGGACCCCCTCTCCTCCTGGAGACATTCCAACAACCTGCCACAGGCCAGCAATCACCCACCTGCGCcctggctgcaggagagcagcggGGGCGGCCCCACCGCTTTCTCTGCTTGTGCTTTTTCGGTGGGAAGCCGCGCGCCGCCGCCATGCCCCCCTGCGCCATGCCCCcgcggcggcggccggggcCGCTCCCGCCAtgccccgcggccgccgcctCGACAGAGCCCACCTGCCCTGCGCCGGGGGGCACACGCTGCCCGAGCGGAGCGGCTCCTCCGGCGCGGGActccccgccgccccgcagCGCCAAAAGGAAG GCAGCAAAGAGCAATCCCCGCTGCAAATAGCGTTCAACAGTCAGCTGAGCCAGCTACACTGACGAGAGAG ATCCAGGACAGCACCACCCCAG CTGATGCCGAGGAGATTGAAGATCACCAGAGGAACAAATGTCAGTGA
- the LOC110389316 gene encoding uncharacterized protein LOC110389316 isoform X3 has translation MCMQVSHHPTFAVSTPQCFAVSQASNDLPALPLLSFFQDFTQRGEEQIRLQEIFFPVVRKEQCFRSLVASNTRFSEQFAISLSRCWAKRAQPDFGCPSGLLYRRRRASQQAWQQQAQQRYKAAADTSSGPAHSSAPRKAPAQARKYIARDPLSSWRHSNNLPQASNHPPAPWLQESSGGGPTAFSACAFSVGSRAPPPCPPAPCPRGGGRGRSRHAPRPPPRQSPPALRRGAHAARAERLLRRGTPRRPAAPKGRQQRAIPAANSVQQSAEPATLTREIQDSTTPGWLVSICVILTPSRNVHDGLSLAADAEEIEDHQRNKCQ, from the exons ATGTGCATGCAAGTTTCACATCACCCAACTTTTGCTGTCTCCACACCACAGTGTTTTGCTGTCTCACAGGCTAGCAACGATCTCCCAGCTCTTCctttgctctcatttttccAAGACTTTACTCAACGTGGAGAAGAGCAGATAAGATtacaagagatttttttcccagtggtaAGAAAAGAACAATGTTTTAGATCATTGGTGGCTTCTAATACACGCTTCAGTGAGCAATTTGCCATCTCCCTGTCACGCTGCTGGGCCAAACGAGCTCAACCAGATTTTGGCTGTCCTTCTGGATTGCTTTACAGACGGAGGAGGGCAAGCCAACAGGCCTGGCAGCAGCAAGCGCAGCAAAGATATAAGGCTGCTGCAGACACCTCCAGTGGcccagctcacagctctgctccaagGAAAGCACCTGCACAAGCGAGGAAGTACATTGCCCGGGACCCCCTCTCCTCCTGGAGACATTCCAACAACCTGCCACAGGCCAGCAATCACCCACCTGCGCcctggctgcaggagagcagcggGGGCGGCCCCACCGCTTTCTCTGCTTGTGCTTTTTCGGTGGGAAGCCGCGCGCCGCCGCCATGCCCCCCTGCGCCATGCCCCcgcggcggcggccggggcCGCTCCCGCCAtgccccgcggccgccgcctCGACAGAGCCCACCTGCCCTGCGCCGGGGGGCACACGCTGCCCGAGCGGAGCGGCTCCTCCGGCGCGGGActccccgccgccccgcagCGCCAAAAGGAAG GCAGCAAAGAGCAATCCCCGCTGCAAATAGCGTTCAACAGTCAGCTGAGCCAGCTACACTGACGAGAGAG ATCCAGGACAGCACCACCCCAGGTTGGTTGGTCAGCATCTGTGTTATCCTTACTCCCTCCAGAAATGTCCATGATGGCCTTTCACTTGCAGCTGATGCCGAGGAGATTGAAGATCACCAGAGGAACAAATGTCAGTGA